The Proteus vulgaris genome has a segment encoding these proteins:
- the asnA gene encoding asparagine synthetase AsnA, protein MEKSFIQTQQQISFVKSYFSRLLEKELGLIEVQGPILSRLGDGTQDNLSGHEKAVQVKVKSLPDSTFEVVHSLAKWKRKTLGRFGFSSGQGLYTHMKALRPDEDRLTQIHSVYVDQWDWEKVMEAKDRTVPYLKQTVGKIYQAIKETEKAVSEEFGLVPFLPDQIQFIHTEELLRRYPDLDAKGREKAIAKEYGAVFLIGIGGKLSSGESHDVRAPDYDDWTTPNEEGFEGLNGDILVWNPVLQDAFELSSMGIRVDPETLMRQLTLTDDTKRLELDWHKALMHGDMPQTIGGGIGQSRLVMLLLQKEHIGQVQCGVWEKDTRLAFADML, encoded by the coding sequence ATGGAAAAATCATTCATTCAGACTCAACAGCAAATTAGCTTTGTTAAATCATATTTTTCTCGCCTGCTGGAAAAAGAATTAGGACTGATTGAAGTTCAAGGACCGATCTTAAGTCGCCTTGGTGATGGAACTCAAGATAACTTATCTGGGCATGAGAAGGCGGTACAAGTTAAAGTCAAATCTTTACCAGATTCTACCTTTGAAGTCGTTCATTCATTAGCTAAATGGAAGCGTAAAACGTTAGGTCGTTTTGGATTTAGTTCTGGTCAGGGGCTTTATACACATATGAAAGCGTTGCGACCAGACGAAGATCGCTTAACTCAGATCCACTCAGTGTATGTTGATCAGTGGGACTGGGAAAAAGTGATGGAAGCTAAGGATCGTACTGTTCCTTATCTTAAGCAGACAGTGGGTAAAATTTATCAGGCAATAAAAGAAACTGAAAAAGCCGTCAGCGAAGAATTTGGTCTGGTACCGTTCCTACCAGATCAAATTCAATTTATCCACACTGAAGAGTTATTGCGCCGTTATCCTGACCTTGATGCTAAAGGTCGTGAAAAAGCGATAGCAAAAGAATATGGTGCCGTTTTCTTAATTGGTATTGGTGGCAAACTTTCAAGTGGCGAATCTCATGATGTTAGAGCGCCTGATTATGATGACTGGACGACACCAAACGAAGAGGGATTTGAAGGTTTAAACGGTGACATTTTAGTCTGGAACCCTGTATTACAAGATGCGTTTGAGTTGTCATCAATGGGTATCCGTGTTGATCCTGAAACATTAATGCGCCAGTTAACTCTGACAGATGATACTAAGCGCTTAGAGCTTGATTGGCACAAAGCATTAATGCATGGCGATATGCCACAAACTATTGGTGGTGGTATCGGTCAATCGCGTTTAGTAATGCTACTTCTGCAAAAAGAGCATATTGGACAAGTGCAGTGCGGTGTGTGGGAAAAAGATACCCGTTTAGCTTTCGCTGATATGCTGTAA